GCTCTCGTCGCGTTGGCCGACGATCGACTTCGTCGTTCACGCGATCGGCTATACCAACAAGGAAGCGCTGCGCGGCCATTATGCCGACGTCACGCTCGACGACTTTCTGATGACGATGAACATAAGCGTCTACAGCTTCACCGCAGTCGCACAGCGCGCCTCGGCGATGATGACGCCTTATGATCCAGAGACGGGCAATGGCGGCGGCTCGCTGCTGACGCTCAGCTACTATGGCGCCGAAAAGGTGATCCCACACTACAACGTCATGGGCGTGGCGAAGTCGGCGCTGGAAACCAGCGTCAAATATCTCGCCAATGATTACGGCCCGCAGGGCGTGCGCGTGAACGCGATTTCAGCCGGGCCGATCAAGACGCTCGCTGCATCGGGCATCGGCGATTTCCGCCTGATCCTGAAATGGAACGAGCATAACGCCCCGCTGCGCCGCAACGTCACCATCGACGATGTCGGCGGATCGGCGCTCTATCTGCTCAGCGATCTCTCCTCGGGCGTTACCGGCGAAACGCATCATGTCGATGCGGGTTATCACACCGTCGGGATGAAACAGGAAGACGCGCCGGACATCTCGCTTGTCTGACGAAATCGGCATCCGCGCCGCGACGGCGACGGATGCCGAGGCTGTCGACACGATTATCCGG
This sequence is a window from Sphingopyxis sp. USTB-05. Protein-coding genes within it:
- the fabI gene encoding enoyl-ACP reductase FabI; translation: MTGLMTGKRGLIMGLANDKSLAWGIAKALHGAGAELAISYQGDVMLKRVKPLADELGCDFLIDCDVSDMDNLDAAFATLSSRWPTIDFVVHAIGYTNKEALRGHYADVTLDDFLMTMNISVYSFTAVAQRASAMMTPYDPETGNGGGSLLTLSYYGAEKVIPHYNVMGVAKSALETSVKYLANDYGPQGVRVNAISAGPIKTLAASGIGDFRLILKWNEHNAPLRRNVTIDDVGGSALYLLSDLSSGVTGETHHVDAGYHTVGMKQEDAPDISLV